One Misgurnus anguillicaudatus chromosome 22, ASM2758022v2, whole genome shotgun sequence DNA segment encodes these proteins:
- the fbp1b gene encoding fructose-1,6-bisphosphatase 1b — protein sequence MSDRGAFDTNVVTLTRFVLEEGRKAKGTGELTTLLNSMCTAIKAISTAVRKAGIAHLYGIAGSTNVTGDQVKKLDILSNDLVVNMIKSSFTSCVLVSEEDEKAIIIESERRGKYVVCFDPLDGSSNIDCLASIGTIFAIYKKDTDDEPSEKDALRSGRNLVAAGYALYGSATMLVLSTGQGVNCFMLDPAIGEFILVDRDVKIKKKGKIYSLNEGYAQYFYPDVTEYIQKKKFPEDGSSPYGARYVGSMVADVHRTLVYGGIFLYPANVKSPKGKLRLLYECNPMAFIMEQAGGMATTGAMNVLDIKPDTIHQRAPVVMGSPDDVQEYISIFKKHAK from the exons ATGTCAGACAGAGGTGCATTTGATACCAATGTGGTGACCCTCACCAGGTTTGTTTTGGAAGAGGGCAGAAAAGCCAAAGGGACAGGAGAACTTACAACCCTTCTGAACTCCATGTGCACAGCCATCAAAGCAATTTCTACTGCTGTCAGAAAAGCTGGTATTGCCCATTT ATATGGAATTGCCGGGAGCACAAATGTAACAGGAGACCAGGTTAAAAAGTTGGATATTCTGTCCAATGATCTGGTTGTTAACATGATCAAGTCCTCTTTCACATCATGTGTTTTGGTGTCTGAGGAAGATGAAAAAGCCATTATTATAGAATCAGAAAGAAGG GGCAAATACGTGGTATGCTTTGACCCTCTGGATGGTTCCTCAAACATTGATTGCTTAGCTTCTATTGGGACAATTTTTGCAATCTACAAGAAGGACA CTGATGATGAGCCCTCAGAGAAAGACGCCCTACGGAGTGGAAGAAACCTTGTGGCCGCTGGTTATGCCCTCTATGGCAGTGCCACTATGCTCGTTCTTTCCACAGGTCAAGGAGTCAACTGCTTTATGCTTGATCCT GCTATCGGTGAATTCATACTTGTTGACCGGGATGTGAAGATTAAGAAGAAGGGAAAGATCTACAGTCTCAATGAAGGCTACGCACAGTATTTTTATCCTGATGTCACAGAATATATCCAAAAGAAGAAATTCCCAGAG GATGGCAGTTCACCCTATGGAGCGCGCTATGTAGGTTCCATGGTTGCTGATGTGCACAGGACACTTGTTTATGGTGGAATTTTCCTGTACCCTGCTAATGTCAAGAGCCCCAAGGGCAAG CTACGGCTGTTGTATGAGTGCAACCCAATGGCCTTCATCATGGAGCAGGCTGGAGGTATGGCAACAACGGGAGCCATGAATGTTCTGGACATCAAACCTGACACAATTCACCAGAGGGCTCCCGTGGTGATGGGCTCTCCTGATGATGTGCAGGAATATATCTCCATCTTTAAGAAACATGCCAAATAA